The genomic region CAAATCTCATTGTCACATGAATATTTTTGTATTGTAACTTAATTCCAGTGTATTAAGCCTACAGTGTCACGCAGTCCTCATGAAATTGGCTATTGTGATTTCTTAGCGAAAGTGTCTTATTTGTCATCATTTATGCTATATTCATTAGCACTGACAAGGTGATTGATTATTATTCATGGGTACTTTGAACACTGAAAAGAACTACACTAATAAGAAGTACATTTATGAATGTGTAACCAATAAAGAGAATTGAGATCTATCAGAATAAACCAGGATACTGTACATTTGGGATGGTTGACTAAGTTTGATGTGGTTGAACAGTTTCAGCTGTGTATTTTAGTAATCCTATTGTAATGAAATTTGTCCTCTGGTTCATACATTATCaccataatttatttaaaatacgtTTAAAGACATGGTTTCATATTGGCTCCTTACCTGTCTCAATGTGATTATTTTCTAGGATTATTATATGTTATTGAAACACAGAAAGTTCTCAATCTAAAAATTAATTTAATGGCTTCGTACGTCCTCGTTCCACAAAATGGATTTTATGAATCTACGTCAAATTTACTTCTTCTGGATCTTGGTAACCTACAGGTACAGTTTCCACTCATgaaatgatttattatttgtgatAATTTGGCTTCTATTTATTGTAGTATGTTAAAAATGAACTTAAATACTGTTGACTATAATGGGTTTATTTAAATGTTCCTATTCAATTTAAATAGTGGTGATTCATTTTAAACTGCTTTCTACACAAGTCTGGATTTCTTCTCCTGTTCTGAACACGTCTCTAATCTACTTAGAGTGGATAGTGTACATGACAAAAATGAGGCCACTTCCTTTGCGAATCTTTGTATGCCGTAAAGTAATACATGAAAATTGTTCTTAACAGTTTTTAATCCTGGCATCCCTGATGCTATTTTGGAATACAAAGAAACAGAATCTCTCTTACTCTGACATACGTGGTTaacacaatatttttaatttaacctTTTCCGCCCACCCCTTGCCAATGCGCTTTTTTTGTTCATTATCCACTAAAATGATATGGATTGAATAGAATGATCATTTATGAGTATAGGACTAAATCAAAACTTCAAAATATTTATCCTCTATATTAAATTTAATAGATTATTTAAATTGTAAGGAAAAAGCAAGCAAAGGTAACTTAATAAATGTATATCAAATGCTATTAGTGTGCTTAACACTATaccaaactagggtgaccagatgtcctgattttatagggacagtcccggtttttgagtctttttcttatataggctcctattacccccgtcccgatttttcacatttcacaGTATACCAAACACAGAAAATACTATTCCTGCCTCTGAATGATTGCCTTCTTATTGAACTAACAAAATTTAAAATAGCAAGTTCCCCTTCTTTGTATGTTGGCAActgatatatatctatatatctatatataggtGACACTGGCAGCACTGAATATTAAGTTTGCTTGTCCCATTGTAAGACTGTTTGctgttgcttataattttgccaaactataatgatttgggctgaaattttgcatgctgggtgtctgtctcaggctgaattttttttgactctttcagctaaaatggtttacctgtttctgagaacaagattaggggaaaatgttttgcccatatttaaaaaaatcttaaaatataaCTTTGTtgagaagaggagtacttgtggcaccttagagactaacaaatttatttgagcataagctttcgtgggctatagcccacttcatcggatgcatttagtggaaaatacagtagaaagatatctatatctatatatacacagagaacatgaaacaatgggggttaccatacacactataaggagagtgatcagttaaggtgagcttttatcagcaggagagaaggtTTAGCACCTCCATGTTTTTGGAATAAGGGTTTGATGTTTGATGTTTGATAGCATGGTCGCCACAGGAAGTTCTTTTAGGTACTTGTATGAAAACTTTGGCCTAAGCATAAGCCTATGAAAACtctcagttcttcttcgagtgattgttcatgtccattccaggcaggtgtgtgcacgccagctggaagattttactatagcagcgtccgtaggatcggctctggtgccccctggagtggcgccctcatggcgctgtatataggggccagccgaccccccaccctccccagcgtTCCTGCCTAAGGTAGTTTCCCCATTTCAcatgggtcaagacatttttctccctgtgttttaTCTGAAACCGCACTCCTCGGCTAAGGAGCTCAggctgcattctctggacgtTCGAAGGACTCTCGCGTTCTATATAGAAAGGACGAGATCCTTCAGGAAGTCGACCCAACTTTTCTTCGCCATGGCCGACAGTAGGAAAGGGCTCCCGGTCACGTCACAGCGGATCTCGGCTTGGATCAGAACCTGCATCCAGGAGTGCTACAGTCAGGCCAATATACCAGCCCCGCCTATCACGGCCCACTCCACGAGAACGCGGGCCTCTTCAGCCGTGTTCCTGGCCCACGTCCCAACGCAGGAAATTTGTAGAGCGGCCACCTGGTCCTCAATCCACACCTTTACGGTGCACTACGCCATCACGCACCAAGCCAGGGAGGATGCTGCATTTGGCCGCGCAGTCctccagtctgcagtgacctccgaCCCCACGACCTAGACtcgggcttgtgagtcacctgcttggaatggacatgaacatcactcgaagaagaaacggTTACACCTTCTTGTAacggttgttcttcgagatgtgttgttcatgtccattccaatacccaccctcctatccctctgtcggagtatcggcaagaaggaactgaggggatggGCGGTCGGCTGGCTCCTTTCTACAGCTCCAtgagggcgccactccagggggcgccagaggcgaccctacggacgctgctatagtaaaatcttccggctggcgtgcacacggcgcgcacacacctgcttggaatggacatgaacaacaaaTTTCGAAGAACAAccgttacaagaaggtgagtaaccgtttctttGTACATGCTCAGTAAAGACTTATTAGAGTTTGGAAGTTAAAATCAATGAAGATTCCatatgggaaggggggagggatagctcagtggtttgagcattggcctgctaaacccagggttgtgagttcaatccttgagggggccatttagggatctagggcaaaaatctgtctgggaattggtcctgctttgagcagggggttgtggccgctctcaacgcctcgcagcttatcatacaggtttccctgaggcagatgcagaaaagtcaggcgaggaggctacggcaccgcggtgatgtcctgaagtctgagagtagcacggacctgtcagaaagcaggggacccagcgccaaggacatcgcggtggcaatgggtcatgttgatgccgtggaacggcgattctggacacgggaaacaagcactgagtggtgggaccgcatagtgctgcaggtctgggatgaatcccagtggctgcgaaactttcgcatgcggaagggaactttccttgaactttgtgagttgctgtcccctgccctgaagcgcagtgacacccggttgcgagctgcactgagtgtacagaagcgagtggccatagccctctggaagcttgcaacgccagacagctaccggtcagtcgcgaaccagtttggggtgggcaaatctaccgtgggggttgttgtgatgcaagtagccaaggcaatcgttgatgtactgctgccaaaggtagtgaccctgggaaacgtggaggcgatcatagatggcttcgcagcgatgggattcccaaactgcggtggggccatagatggaactcacatccctatcctggcaccggaccaccaggccacccagtacattaaccgaaagggctacttttccatggtgctgcaagcactggtggaccacaggggacgttttaccaacatctacgtgggatggccgggcaaggttcatgacgctcgtgttttcaggaactctggtctgtttagacggctgcaacaaggtatttacttcccggaccacaaaataactgttggggatgtggagatgcctatagtcatcctcggggacccagcctacccgctaatgccctggctcatgaagccctatactggcgccctggacactgaaaaagaactcttcaactaccggctgagcaagtgcagaatggtggtggagtgtgcttttggccgtctcaaggggagatggagaagcttactgactcgctgtgatctcagcgaaaccagtatccccattgttataacagcttgctgtgtgctccacaatctctgtgagagcaacggggagacctttatggcggggtgggaggttgaggaaaatagcctggctgctgattactcacagccagacagccgggcgattagaagagaccagcgggaagcgctgtgcatccgggaggctttgaaagcaaagttcctgagtgagcagggtaacctgtgactttaaagtttgtgtactgagaagctaaacctgcccccgtttctttacccagttaatgttgactatcctatccagttacatacccccttcaccccccttccaacacacgttgcgaaataaaaatagttcaactttgttaaagcacaccgttttctttaatactgttttcgcgggaattttttaaaactgggacgcagactgtggtgcggagcgggtgtagtgtagtgacgcgaatgcagcttctaaactcaaggattgacaggctccgctgcggtgggatggttgtttcaacggagcctgtcacccctcctgatcgggactgtgtgtatgggggggtctatgtgactttgtggcagggggaggacggttacagatcccctgctgtgtggctctgtgatcctgcctaaggaccgccgcttaagatctgtaactgccctcccctgccacaaagtcacagagcaacccaccccccaccacataacatgaaaacaacctcccagactaaccagggtaactagtcactgcatcactgcactgtgtatgtgccctgctgctgtgcctgcccccgactatgtaccctgccaaaggtgactgtcctgtccaattaccaaccccctttcccatcctcctccaaaagaacatgattgaaacagtagtttacagaaacgtattttttattatcaactacacatggcattgggaggtgaaacttggacgggggcttgtgtcaggcgggaaggaaagaacttttcaaattttgggaaatgagagccttctgctactagagctctctgcaggggtggagtgagacttagcagggactctgccgcctctccttctttgcactttgggtgaggtgggtatgggacttggtggcaggggagggcggtaagagatggactgcaggggggctctgtcctcctgcctccgttcctgcagaacatccacaaggcaccggagcgtgtccgtttgctccctcagtagtccaagcagcgtttgagtcgcctgctggtcttcctgctgccacctctcctcccgatccatgttggcttggtgcattcgggtcaagttctcccgccactgggtctgctgtgctgcctgggcttgggaacaggccataagctcagagaacatgtcctcccgtgtcctcctcttcctacgcctaatccgcgctagcctctgggagtgtgattccaggctaggttgtgagacagtcgcagatggggctgtggaaatgggaaaaagggagtgaattcctcagaaagaaaaatgtagttgtgaacaaagaacatagtctttctctgtgaacaagaccatgcacagcacctatcacatgcgcactcagcacaaggtcgaattttcggccttcgcattcagtgcctggggtcttgcacagcacatttgagaagcggggcagcacaacggaatttctgttgcaggcagacatggtaagccgtacacttgtggcagtttaaaacttttatattaccactggcctcatttcacatttaaagctatgtcagttcctgcagccagcaatccggcaagcgggaactctgcccctgtcccaccccctcgcggctgtccccgggaacgatccctttcggctgcccctctcccgcctccaccgcgtggctacaaaccagcggttacagttctgtcaaggaacgggaaagcagtcccaacactaacattcccctacctaattaaaagcaggtcaccatgggcgacatcaccctgatgaggatctctgagagcgacagacagagaatgctccgggaaagcctccaaagaccagggccgtatgccgccctgctatgcagagcaatgattcccgagtacgtgatagtctcgtggcgcggcaacgtgtcgtacttcggaggacccaataaggccgctctccccaggaacctcatgcaacggctttcaaattacctccaggagagcttcattgagatatcccaggaggattactgctctatcctcGGACATATAGactgcattttactgtagctgcagtagcagggaataaacagtagagcggcttgtgcaggacaatcactgaaaaccggacattgctagattttttttcaaaacttgcactgcccatgactaaaccgttaagcgcatagggcacgctaatcatgaacaacccattcttttaattgttaatattcctgttttgttaaaaataaatgtttagatgtttacaacacttactggctgatccttcaccagattctgtgtccggggtaacggctggggacgcttcgtaggggatctctgtaagggtgatgaagagatcctggctgtcggggaaatcagcgttgtgagcgctgccgactgcctcgccctcctcatctccttcctcatctttcccgtcccctaacatgtcggaggaaccggccgtggacactatcccatcctcagagtccacggtcactggtggggtagtggtggcggccgcaccgaggatggaatgcagtgcctcgtagaaacgggatgtctggggatgggatccggagcgtccgtttgcctctttggtcttctggtagccttgtctcagctccttgattttcacgcggcactgcgttgcatcccggctgtatcctctctctgccatgtctttagagatcttctcgtagatctttgcattccgtcttttggatcgcagctcggaaagcacggactcatcgccccacacggcgatgagatccaagacttcccgatcagtccatgctggggccctctttctattcacagactgcacggccatcactgctggagagctctgcatcgttgccagtgctgctgtgctcgccacgatg from Chrysemys picta bellii isolate R12L10 chromosome 6, ASM1138683v2, whole genome shotgun sequence harbors:
- the LOC135972430 gene encoding uncharacterized protein LOC135972430; this translates as MQSSPAVMAVQSVNRKRAPAWTDREVLDLIAVWGDESVLSELRSKRRNAKIYEKISKDMAERGYSRDATQCRVKIKELRQGYQKTKEANGRSGSHPQTSRFYEALHSILGAAATTTPPVTVDSEDGIVSTAGSSDMLGDGKDEEGDEEGEAVGSAHNADFPDSQDLFITLTEIPYEASPAVTPDTESGEGSATPSATVSQPSLESHSQRLARIRRRKRRTREDMFSELMACSQAQAAQQTQWRENLTRMHQANMDREERWQQEDQQATQTLLGLLREQTDTLRCLVDVLQERRQEDRAPLQSISYRPPLPPSPIPTSPKVQRRRGGRVPAKSHSTPAESSSSRRLSFPKI